A single Actinomadura algeriensis DNA region contains:
- a CDS encoding alpha/beta fold hydrolase translates to MSTPRFLRLPTGVSRVTIETSRGPFAALEALPGSGVSERCPALLVPGFTGSKEDFLAVLQPLAASGRRVIAIDMRGQYESAGPDDPSEYGCPSLGEDVTALLDVLGTDPVHLVGHSFGGLVTRESVLEDLIRPASYTLMGSGPAAISGPTGTRAAALRDALPEMGMQAIWEISMEPELTARGVPLEIVDFLKRRMLGTSEASLVGMAGQLLTAPDRTDELAKHCADTGLRTLVLYGEDDDAWPPQTQAAMAERLNADRVVIPSAAHSPAVEAPETTASALIDFWNQAERALR, encoded by the coding sequence GTGAGTACGCCCCGGTTCCTGAGACTGCCCACCGGCGTCAGCCGTGTGACGATCGAGACCTCCCGCGGCCCCTTCGCCGCCCTGGAGGCCCTTCCGGGGTCGGGGGTGTCCGAGCGCTGTCCCGCGCTGCTGGTGCCCGGTTTCACCGGCAGCAAGGAGGACTTCCTCGCCGTCCTGCAGCCGCTGGCCGCGTCCGGCCGCCGCGTCATCGCGATCGACATGCGCGGCCAGTACGAGAGCGCCGGGCCCGACGACCCGTCCGAGTACGGCTGCCCCTCCCTCGGCGAGGACGTCACCGCACTGCTGGACGTCCTCGGCACCGACCCCGTCCACCTCGTGGGGCACTCGTTCGGCGGGCTCGTCACCCGCGAGTCGGTACTGGAGGACCTGATCCGGCCCGCCTCGTACACGCTGATGGGGTCCGGCCCCGCCGCCATTTCCGGCCCGACCGGTACTCGCGCCGCCGCCCTCCGCGACGCCCTTCCGGAAATGGGAATGCAGGCGATCTGGGAGATCAGCATGGAGCCCGAGCTGACCGCCCGGGGCGTCCCCCTCGAGATCGTCGACTTCCTGAAGCGGCGCATGCTCGGCACGTCCGAGGCGAGCCTCGTCGGCATGGCCGGCCAGCTGCTCACCGCCCCGGACCGCACCGACGAGCTGGCCAAACACTGCGCGGACACCGGGCTCCGCACGCTCGTCCTGTACGGCGAGGACGACGACGCCTGGCCGCCGCAGACCCAGGCCGCGATGGCGGAACGCCTCAACGCGGACCGGGTCGTGATCCCGTCCGCGGCGCACTCCCCCGCCGTCGAGGCCCCCGAAACCACGGCGAGCGCCCTCATCGATTTCTGGAATCAGGCGGAACGCGCCCTGAGGTGA